A window from Kovacikia minuta CCNUW1 encodes these proteins:
- a CDS encoding alpha-ketoacid dehydrogenase subunit alpha/beta, translating to MHELFYRSLYRIRRVEEEIARIYPTDKIKSPIHLSIGQEAISVGVCAALRPDDVVFGTYRGHALYLAKGGDLNQMIAELYGKVTGCARGKGGSMHLIDTPAGVMGTSAVVATTIPEAVGYAYALQYQGKDSVVVSFFGDGAVEEGVFHESINFAALKQLPIIFVCENNSYAIHTHQRSRQSVGDICDRVRPYGIPTERIGDNDLFTLYEKTSGAVSALRRGESGPCFFECMTYRWKEHVGPNDDFHLGYRTKAEAEPWIQNDPIKKLALHLDPSRRQQIELEVEAEIQAAFDFAESSPFPGAEELWKDVFDRAEGRGQQEGSQESEDSAQSSVLSPQSSDLIQNSTFKIQNASPSRTLSYIEAIREATDLAMAEDESVFLFGLDVDDPKAILGTTQGLLNRYGSQRVFGTPLSEDAMTGVAIGSALAGLRPIHVHIRMDFLMLAMNQLVNMAAKSRYTFGGQVSVPMVVRSMIGKSWGQGAQHSQGLHSFFMHVPGLKVVAPTTPYDAKGCLLAAIQDNNPVMVVEHRILCYQKGPVPEGSYLTPAGKARITVVGEDLTLVGISYMQVECLRAQKYLEEKGIRAQADRPDLVKSIGY from the coding sequence ATGCACGAACTGTTTTATCGATCGCTTTACCGCATCCGTCGGGTTGAGGAAGAAATTGCCCGGATTTACCCAACGGACAAAATCAAAAGTCCGATTCACCTGTCGATCGGGCAGGAGGCTATATCAGTCGGGGTTTGTGCAGCCCTGCGTCCTGATGATGTGGTGTTTGGCACCTACCGGGGACATGCCCTATACCTGGCAAAGGGCGGCGATTTGAACCAGATGATTGCCGAGTTGTATGGCAAGGTAACGGGATGTGCCCGTGGTAAAGGTGGGTCAATGCATCTGATAGATACTCCAGCGGGGGTGATGGGAACTTCAGCAGTGGTTGCGACCACGATTCCGGAAGCAGTTGGGTATGCCTATGCTCTCCAGTACCAGGGCAAAGATTCGGTTGTCGTTAGCTTTTTTGGGGATGGCGCAGTTGAGGAAGGAGTATTCCACGAAAGCATCAATTTCGCTGCCCTGAAGCAATTACCGATTATTTTTGTTTGCGAAAATAACTCCTATGCGATCCATACCCACCAGCGATCGCGTCAATCCGTTGGCGATATTTGCGATCGGGTTCGCCCCTACGGTATCCCCACAGAACGGATTGGAGACAATGACCTGTTCACCCTTTATGAGAAAACGAGTGGGGCGGTCAGTGCCCTGCGACGGGGAGAATCTGGCCCCTGCTTCTTTGAGTGCATGACCTATCGTTGGAAAGAGCATGTCGGACCCAACGACGACTTTCACCTCGGATACCGCACCAAAGCAGAAGCAGAACCCTGGATTCAGAACGACCCGATCAAAAAGTTAGCACTGCACCTCGACCCCTCTCGTCGCCAGCAGATCGAATTAGAAGTTGAAGCCGAAATCCAGGCTGCCTTCGACTTCGCGGAAAGTAGCCCATTCCCAGGCGCGGAAGAACTATGGAAGGATGTGTTTGACAGGGCAGAGGGCAGAGGGCAGCAGGAAGGGAGTCAGGAGTCAGAAGATAGCGCTCAGTCCTCAGTCCTCAGTCCTCAGTCCTCAGATTTAATTCAAAATTCAACATTCAAAATTCAAAATGCTTCCCCCTCCCGCACCCTCTCCTACATCGAAGCCATTCGGGAAGCCACCGACCTGGCAATGGCAGAGGACGAATCCGTGTTCCTGTTCGGTCTGGATGTGGACGATCCCAAAGCGATTCTGGGCACTACCCAGGGACTGCTGAATCGGTATGGTTCACAACGGGTCTTTGGGACACCGCTCTCGGAGGATGCGATGACGGGGGTGGCGATCGGATCGGCGTTGGCAGGGCTACGTCCGATCCACGTTCACATTCGAATGGACTTCCTGATGCTGGCAATGAACCAACTGGTGAATATGGCAGCCAAAAGCCGTTATACCTTTGGGGGACAGGTTTCAGTGCCGATGGTAGTGCGATCGATGATTGGCAAAAGTTGGGGGCAGGGGGCACAGCATTCTCAAGGTTTGCATTCCTTCTTTATGCATGTTCCTGGTTTAAAGGTCGTGGCACCCACCACTCCCTACGATGCCAAAGGTTGCCTGCTGGCTGCCATTCAGGACAACAATCCCGTGATGGTTGTAGAACATCGGATTCTGTGTTATCAAAAGGGACCCGTGCCGGAGGGCAGTTATCTCACCCCTGCGGGCAAGGCACGGATCACAGTCGTTGGCGAAGACCTGACGCTGGTGGGTATTTCCTACATGCAAGTTGAATGCCTGCGCGCCCAAAAATATCTGGAGGAAAAGGGAATCCGAGCCCAGGCTGATAGACCCGATCTGGTTAAGTCCATTGGATATTGA